Below is a genomic region from Billgrantia tianxiuensis.
CGAGTCCCAGCAGGCGTGCTCCATAGGGTATCTCTTCGCCCTTGAGCCGATCGGGGTATCCGCTACCGTTCCAGCGCTCGCGATGATGGCGGATGACTTGCGCCGTATCCTCGAGATAGTCGAGCGCCATCAACAGGCCTTCACCTGTCACTGGGTATCGCTTGTAAACTTCACGATCCGTGGTGGATAGCCTATCGGAGGGGGTGGACAGCAGGCGGTCGCTCCAGGTCATCTTGCCGAGGTTGTAGAGCGATGCCGCCATGAGCAAGCTGCGCTGTGATTCCTCATCGCACTGATGAGTCTCCGTAAAGGCCTTGATCAGATCCCTGACCTGGGTATTGGTTTGCAGATTGCGTGGTAGCCTCTGATTTATCAGGCTGGAAAAGACCTGGGTTGCCGTCACATAGCTTCGCTTCAGCTCACCGTAGGCCAATTCCAGCATGTCGGCGACTTGTTGAAGCTCGCTGGTACGAATCTGAACCCGCTCTTCGAGGTGCGCATTGAGTGAGCTCAGCTCCTGGTTCTGAGCCTGCGTCAGCGCTTCCAGGCGGCGACGCTCGCGTTCTGCCAGTTGATGTTCCAGGGCCTGCCGAATGGTGAGGCGTAGCTCATCATCGTTCCAAGGCTTGGAAATATAGCGGTAGATTTGCCCTTCGTTGATGGCACGAATGGTCGAGGTCAGGTCGGCGTGGCCGGTCAGCATCAGGCGCCGGCAGTCGGGCCAGGTCTGCTGGATTCGGCTTAACAGCTCCGCGCCATCCATGCCAGGCATGCGTGAATCCGACACCACCAGGTCGATGGGCTCATTCTGCATGATCTCCAATGCTTCCTCACCATTGTGAGCCATCAACAAGCGATAGCCCTCCCGACGCAGGACCCGGCGTAGCGCCTGAAGAATGTTGGGCTCATCGTCCACCAGCATCAAGCTGGCGACAGGAGCCTCGGAGTTCACGGTCATTGCAGTCATGCTGGCCTTGTACGGTAATGTTACTTAGTCTGAGTGATGGGCAGTCTGGGTAATGGGCAACCAGACGCGGAACCGACTGCCCTGGCCCTCATTGCTTTCCACTTCGATATGCCCACCGTGCTTCTGCACAATGCTTGAGGACAGCGCGAGCCCGAGGCCCGTGCCTTCCCCATCGTCTTGGTAGTGAAGAAAGGTTCGAACAGGCGCCCGATATGCTCGGACTTGATACCGCGCCCGCTATCTTCCACTTCGAACCAGACCATGTCGTCCGTACGGCCAGTGCTCAGGGTGATGGTTCCTCTGCCTTCGATCGCATGGGCGGCATTGGTGAGCAAGTTGAGGGCTACTTGATTGAGCTGGGAAGGCAGGCACTCGATCTCGGGGATGTCTCCATAATTTTTTACGATATCGGCCTTATATTTCAGCTCGTTACTTGCCAGGCTCAGGGTCGAGTCGAGTCCACGGTGCAGGTCGGCGGGCAGGAAGGTTTCTTCTTCAATATGCGAGAAATCCTTGAGCGCAGTAATGATGTTCTTGACCCGGCCTATTCCTTCTTCCGATTCGCTTATCAGGGCCTGTACATCCTCCCGGATATAACTGTATTCGAGCTTTTCGATAAGGCTTTTCAGTTCCTCGAGGCTACTCACTTTTTCTGCTGCATCGATGATCTTGATCAGATCCTCGACATAACCTGCCAAAGCCTTGAGGTTGGAAAAAACGTAGCCAATGGGGTTGTTGATCTCATGCGCTACTCCAGCGGCAAGCTGGCCGATAGCCGCCATCTTTTCGGCTTGGAGTAGTTGGGCGTCGACCTCGGCGAGGTCACGTAGCAAATGTTTCGTCTGGTTCATGGCGAGTTCCGGCATGCGTGTCTTTCCGGGGCTGGCGCTTCGCACTGCGTCGTGCCAGGGGCGACGGGAGCAGAAGGATGAGCCTGACCATGATATCGGCGTTTTCTGGCTACGCTTTAGGTAGAATTAGAAATCTTTCTGTGGCTGGCTCTTTCACGCCAGCCTTCACCCCAGCCATGGACCTCGGCCAAGCGGCGCTCAGACTGTCGCTGGCAGGGCTTCCTGGGGACCCAGGGTTCGCAGCACTTCCTCCGTGGTCGTCAAGCCTTGCTCCACCTTGGCATGGGCGTCTGCGAGCAGCGGGTGGGGGGAGTCGCTGCGGACGAGCGCCTGTAGTTCCCATGGGTTACGCCCACTGGCAATGGCGCTGCGTAGAGTGTCGGTGATCAAGATCACCTCGTAGAGGCCTATGCGTCCCTCATAGCCACCATGGCATCGGTGACAGCCCATTGCTTGCCAAGCCGCAATCGGAGGCTGGGCGAAGGGGCCCCCAGAGCATCGCAGGCCGTGGGCGGCACCGGCTTGCGGCAGTGTTCGCACAACCTGCGTACCAGGCGCTGCATGACCACGGCATTCAAGCCGGAGGCGACCGTAAGCAGATCGGCGGGAGGCGTGAGCAGCCGTGCGAAAACATCGGCGACCGAGCTGGCCGTGATGGTCGTCAGCACCTTGCCGCCATATGCCGCCGTGTGCATGGCCTTGGCGATGACTCCGCTGTCCCGATGATCGTCCAGCAGTACGACATCGGGATGCTGGGCAAGTACGGCATCGAGCATGTCCGCTGAGCTATCGTGGTAATCCCGCACCGGTCTCGTTTGGGTCGCCCTATCGTTGGCGTACTGAGTGGGTTGTTCGATGGAAATATGGTGGCTCGATGAAGGACCATCCCTGAGCAAGGCGTGCAGCAGCATGGACTTCCCGCTGTCCGCGGGACCGGCGGACAGGATCATGCCCTGGGGCCTGGCGCTGGCGTGTCGCAGCAGGCGCAGGTGCTCCGCTGAGAGCCCCAGCTGTTCCAGCGCGAACACGGCGCTATTGCGTGGAGCAAGCCGAACGTAGACTTGCTCGCCATGAGTCGTGGGCAGCGTCGATACCGTCATGTCCAGGATGGACATGGGGGTTTTGACGGTAAGGTGGCCTTCCTGGGGCGTTTGCTGTTCGGCCACGTCCAGCTCGGCCATGAGCTTGAGGCGGGATACCACGGCCACCAGCAGGCTGGAAGGAATCTGGATGGTATCCTGCATGATGCCGTTGATACGATAGCGCACTGAGATCGCATCCAGGCGGGGCTGTATGAGAATCCCTCGGGCACCTGCGTTGACGGCTTCGAGCAAGATGCCATTGGTCAAACGAACCGCAGGCGGCTCAACCGAGCTGGTGAGGAGTTGCTGGAGGTTTTCGGCAGATTCGGAATCGTCGAGGACGATCTCGATGTCCTCATAGGGATCTTCTTCCTCTGCGGCAGTATCGTTCAGCCACATGTAGCGTTCGGCAGCCTCTTCCAGCTTTGCCATCAGTTGCTCGACCCGACACAGCAAGGGGCGAATGGTACAGCCTGTTGTCGTGGTCAGTGCTTCTATCAGACCGATATCGAGCGGGTCGGCCATTGCCAGGTCCAAGCGCGCTCCTTCCCGCCGGCAAGGGAATATCCACTGTCGCATGCAGGTGGATGGAGCCAGGATGGAAAATAGGGAGAGATCGGTCTCCACCTCACGAAGGTCGATCTCCTCGCACAGCTTCTCATCCCGGAGCAATGCGTAGAGCTGCTGCTCGTCCACCCACCGGCCATCCACGACGATTTGGACCGCAGGTTGTTGGGATCGATGTATCTGGCCGTGCAGGCGCTGCAACTGGCGGGTGTTGATCAGGTTCTGGTCGTGCAGGAAGAGAAGCAACTGGTTACGCGAAGGGATGTCCAGCTCCATCAACTCCAGCTCCGGGCCGCGCAGGTTGCCTTTCCCGGCCGAGTTCCTGCGCTGCCTCAGCTCGAACTGCTCCAGCGCCATGGCCACCGTGAGCCGCAGATCGTCATCGTTCCAAGGCTTGAGGTTGAAGCGATAGACCGCGCCATCCTTCATGGAACCCAGGACCACCTCCGAGTCCGCATAGCCGGTCAGCATGATTCGCAGGACGTGTGGCCAACGCTTGCGCACGATATGCAGCAGCTCATTGCCATCCATACCCGGCATCTTGAAATCGCTGACAATGAGTTCGACCGACTCACTTTCCAATATGGTGAGAGCCGCTTCGGCGCTTTCAGCGAAGCGCAGCTCATAATTTTCCCGGTGAAAAACCCGGCGCAGCGCCGAGAGAATGTACGGATCGTCATCCACGAAGAGAAGGCGATAAGGCCTGGATCTCTCGTCGGTTGTTTCCGTTGGCGGAGGGTTTCCGGTGAACAGGGCGCTGTAGCGTTTCTTCATGGCGAGGGCCATCGGGTCGGTAGGCGTAGGGTGAGAGTGGTGCCATTGCCTACGCGACTGGTGAGTACTACGTCGCCGTGATGCGCCTTCACCGCATCACGCACGACGGATAGACCCAGGCCGGTACCCTTGCCAACTGCACGAGTGGTAAAGAAGGGCTCGAAGGCACGGGCAAGCGTCTCTTCGTCCATCCCATGACCGTTGTCGGTAAAGACGATCTCTACCATATCCTCGTCCAGGCGTGTCGAGACGGTGACCTGACCTTCATCTTCCACGGAGTGCAGGGCATTGCTCATGGCGTTGTAGATCGCCTGCCCGACCCGGGCCGGGTACCCAGGTATCCTGGGCAGGCTGTCCAACTGAAGGGAAACGGTGGCGTTGGTCTGCAGTTCGGATTGCAGCAGCTTCGTTGCGGTCTTGACCAGTGCGTTGAGGTCGAAGTCGTGAAAATCGCTCTGGTCGATGTTAGCGAAGTGGCGAATGTCCCGAATGATGCGGGAAATCCTGCCCGCACCGTCCAGCGATTCGGCCAACAGGCAGTGAAAATCCTCGATCAGTTCCTGATGCGATGCTTCATCGGCTTCGGAGGTAAGGTCGTTAAGGTACTCCTTTGCCGTGTGAAGGTTGCTGGTAATGAAGCCGATGGGAGTGTTGATTTCGTGTGCCATGCCCGCCGCCAGCTGGCCTACCGCCCTCAGGCGAGCGCTCTCGTAAAGACGCTGCTGCGATTCGCGAATCATTTCGACCTGGCTATCGACCTGCTCCTGTAGTGTCTCGGAGAGGTGACGATAGCGGGCCTCGGAGACCTGCAGCGCAGCATTCTGCTCCTGCAACTCTTGATAGCTTGCCTGCGAGGCGCTGCGGTGCAAGTTGGCGGCAAGGCGATACTTGCCGGCATGAAACACCAGTAGCTCCAGCATCGAGGCGGCTGCCTCGCGCTGAGGAGGTGAGAGGTCGGCCTTGAGCCAGGCGACGGGTTCGAGATTGAATTCGATCGCCGTCGCCTGGTCCTCAGGAACAGATAGCAGAGTCAGCTTGACCCCACACAGTTTGGAGAGAAGGGCAAGGGCTTGCTCCACCTGGGCGGGCGACAGCAATTCAGCAAGCGTGAGGTCTTCGCTGGCATCGAACATGTTAGGGCTCGCGACACTGAGTGAGATAAGCGATCAAGTCGGCTTGGTCGATCCCATGCCGGGTCGACAGCGAATGCGTTGCATCGACGACGGGGTAGAGACGTTCCAGCAACTGTTCGAACGTTTCAACGACACCGGTCCCTTTCAGTGCACTTGAGAGCGACAGCGGCCACCAGGGTGTGCTCTTCCAGCGCTCTGCCAGCTCATCCTCATCGACGATCCTGCCAAGGTCGCGCTTGTTGAACTGAACGACCAGGGGGAGGCTTTCGATATCCAGTCCTACCTTGTGCAGATTGCTGGCCAGGTTGTCGAAGGAGGTGGCGTTGTTCTCCTGCTGGTTCAGCTGTGAATCCGCCACGAAGATCACGCCATCGGCCCGCGACAGCACGGCTTTCCGCGTGCTGTCATGCTCCACCTGGCCTGGCACCGTGTATAGCTTCACACGCAGGTCGAGCGTTTGTTTCTCCCGAAAGCCAATCGGCAGCATATCGAAAAACAAGGTGCGGTCGTCGCGGGTCTCCATGACCATCAGCTCGCCCTTGCGCTGAGGACTCAACCTTGCATGCAGCTGTAGCAGGTTGGTTGTCTTGCCACTCATGGCGGGGCCGTAGTAGACGACCTTCAGTGTGACCTTGCTGGGCATGGGTACGACCTGTGTGTTGCGGTATTTCTCGACGCTATCGGTTGCGGTCGTCCGGCTACTGGTCAGTGCAGCTTCGAATTCTGTCAACGGACGCGTCTATCCGGGGTGTCCCGGCATGTAACGATGTCTTTTTGACCTATCGGCCAGGACGGCCGAATCTTTAATAGGCGCGAGGGAGGGGGATGGGGAGACGTCCATCGGGTTCTGCGAATGCGGGCATGATTCGCGCCTGCTACTGCCAGCTTCTATAACTGTGGGCAGACGGATGACGAAAGGAGTCGTTATGGAATCGATATGGACACTGGGCAGTCGGGGCGTGGCGGAACACCCTTCTCTCAGCGGTGAAGCCGATGCCGATGTCGCCATTGTCGGAGCCGGCATCACCGGGCTGACCGCTGCGTTGCCGCTGGCCGAGGCTGGCTTCAAGGTCATGGTGCTCGAGGCGGGAACGGTGGGAAGTGGCGTCACGGGTGGCTCCACCGGCAACCTCTACGCCACCCTGGCATCGGGGCAGGCGCCGTTGCGCCACAAGTGGGGCGACGAAGTGGCCGCCGAGGTGGTACGGGCCAGGGGCGAAGCGGTCGATCATGTCGAAGCGCTGGTGAAGCGTTTCTCCATCGACTGTCAATTCCAGCGCCAGCCAGCCTATCGCCTGGTGGCCGACGAGCGCCAGCATGCCGGGCACGACCTGAACGAAGAGCTCGATGCGCTGGTCAGCGCCGGGCTCGAGGTCGAAATGACAAACGCTCCCGGGCTTCCCTTCGACAGCTGGGGCTTGCGTATCGCCAACCAGGCTCAGTTCAACCCGCTGCATTATGTCCAGGGGCTGGCCAGTGCGCTGCTCGGCGAAGGCGTGGTGATTCTCCAGCACAGCCCGGTGCGCGAGATCGAGGCGGGCAAGGGGCGGCTCAGGACCGACGAGGGCAGCGTCACCGCGAAGCATATCGTGCAGGCGACCCACACCCCGAAGGGGATCAGCCTGGTCCAGGCGGGAATGCCGGTCTCGCGGGAGTACGCGGTCAGTGCGCGACTGAGCAGCGGTGAGTATCCCGAGGGCATTCTCTGGGTGCTCGACCCCTTTCACTCGCTGCGCAGCTACCGCCATGGCGACGACCAGTACCTGATGGTCATTGGCGAGAAGCACCCGACCGGTGAGCATCGCGGCGATCACTATCAGCTGTTGCGCGAGTACCTGGCCGCACGCTTCGACGTGGAGGCTTTCACCCACCACTGGTCGGCCCAGCAGTACACCTCGCCGGATGGCCTGCCCTACATCGGGCGCATGCACGGCCACGACAATCTCTACATGGCCACCGGCTTCGCTGCCGATGGCCTGGTATGGGGCACGTTGGCCGGCATGCTCATTGCCGACCAGATTCTCGAACGCGCCAATCCATGGCAGGCACGCTTCGGCGCGCGGCGCATCACCCCGGGAAAATCGGCGCTGCAGTATGCCAAGGAGAACGCCACCGTCACCAAGCACATGGTGAAGGATTACCTGGGCACCGAGAAGCTCGACAGCTTCGATGCCATTGCGCCAGGGCAGGGCCGGGTTGCCACCGTGGAGGGCGAGAAGCTCGCCATCCATCGCACCGAGGCCGGTAAACTCAAGGTGCTCTCCGCGGTGTGTCCGCATATGAAGTGCATCGTGCACTGGAATGCCAGCGAATCGACCTGGGATTGTCCCTGTCATGGCAGCCGCTTCGACACCGACGGCGAAGTGATCGAAGGCCCGGCCTATCATCCCCTGGCGCGGTCGGGTGAAAAGCTTTAGCCCTCCTCGTCGAAGGCTGGGCCTCGCGTGCCAAAGTGGCTGCGATAGGTGGTGGGAGTGACCCCCACTAGCTTGAGAAAAACGCGGTGCAGGCTATCCAGGCTGGAGAAGCCCGAACGTTCGGCAATACGCGCCAGGGGCCAGCGGGAGGTTTCCAGCAGCGTCTTGGCACGGTCGACTCGTGCCTGCTTGACGAAGCGGGCAGGGGTTTCACCGATTTCCTCGCGAAAACGGCGTACGAAGGTGCGTTCGCTCATGCCGAGACGTGCCGCCATTGCCGGTACGCTGAGGTCACCGGTCGGATCGTCGAGAATGGCGGCAACCAAGGGCGATAGACGTGAGCTTGCGGCAGCTTGGGCTCGCAATGCCGTACTGAATTGAGCCTGGGAACCGGGTCGGCGCATGAACAGGACCAGGTCGCGAGCCACACCGAGAGCCACATGCGGCCCGCAGTCAGCTTCGACCAGGGCGAGGCAGAGGTCGAGCCCTGTCGTCACTCCGGCCGAGGTGTAGTAGGGCGGCTCGGCAGTGTAGATGGCGCCATGGTCCACCTGAATGTCAGGCCACATTTGTTGTAGCGTATCGCATGCCGACCAGTGCGTAGCTGCCCGTCGACCGCGCAGGAGCCCGGCTGCTGCGAGCACGAAGGCTCCGGTACAGACACTGGCCACACGGCGGACTCGTGGAGCGCGCTCCTGCAGCCAGGCAAGCAGGTCGGTTTCTGCCGCAACCCGTCGCAGTCCTTCCTCACTTCCTCCAGCAATGATCAACGTATCCAGTGACTCCGGTAGCGCCGTCAGGGGGAGGGTTCCGGCGACTCGCAAGCCAGCATTGGAGACGATATCTCCACCATGCGGTGAGGCCAGCAGAACCCGATAGGCAGGAGCTGTTGCAGGACAGTGAGTATTGGCCTTGCTGAAGACTTCCATCGGTCCGATCAGGTCGAGCGACTGAATGCCATCGAAGCCGATCAGGGCAATGGTAAGGGGGCCGAGGTAGAGGTTCGCATTGGCGTATTTTGCGATGACTTTGTCATTTACGCCAGCGCGGGGCATGACGCAGCATGAGCGGAACGCTGTCTGGAGATACCCTGATGTCTGCACGATACCTCCCTTGGCTGGCTGGCCTGACTTTGCTGCTCTGCTCCGTGATCGCCGTGGTGGGATGGCGATACGTCAGCCCGGGTTCAACGGTTCTGCCTGAGCACCGCCCCCTCGAGCTGCCTGCACCCAAAGAAGGGCGAAATCGTCACCTGGTAGCGGTCATGGGCGCCAATGAAGGCACCGAGACGACGGACTTCATGATCCCCTATGGCGTATTGAAAGCGTCGGGACAGTTTGAGGTGGTCTCGGTTTCTACTGGGCCAGGTCCTGTGCAGCTGCATCCAGCATTGACCGTACGGTTGGATCAGACCAGGGAAGCGTTCGACGCAGCGCAGCCAGAAGGGGCCGATATCGTCATCGTACCGGCGCTGCACCGCGCCGATGATCCAGAAGCCATCCAGTGGCTGCAGCGCCAGGCGGCGTCCGGTGCCGTTATCGTTGGGGTCTGCGACGGTGTGCTGACGCTGGCCCATGCCGGGTTGTTGCGAGACAAGTTGGCGACAGGGCACTGGTTCTCCTTAGGCAGACTGGGCCGGCAATTCAAGGATACGACCTGGGTTCGCGGCTGGCGCTTCGTGGCCGATGATCGTGTGGTAACGACCACGGGGGTGTCGGCCTCCCTTCCCGTTTCGCTGGCTCTCGTCGAGGCGGCGGCAGGTGCGGCCCATGCCGACCGCCTGGCCCTTGACCTCGGCATAGAGGACTTCGACGTGAGACATGACTCGGATGCCTTTGGCCTGTCGTTC
It encodes:
- a CDS encoding HD domain-containing phosphohydrolase, which gives rise to MTAMTVNSEAPVASLMLVDDEPNILQALRRVLRREGYRLLMAHNGEEALEIMQNEPIDLVVSDSRMPGMDGAELLSRIQQTWPDCRRLMLTGHADLTSTIRAINEGQIYRYISKPWNDDELRLTIRQALEHQLAERERRRLEALTQAQNQELSSLNAHLEERVQIRTSELQQVADMLELAYGELKRSYVTATQVFSSLINQRLPRNLQTNTQVRDLIKAFTETHQCDEESQRSLLMAASLYNLGKMTWSDRLLSTPSDRLSTTDREVYKRYPVTGEGLLMALDYLEDTAQVIRHHRERWNGSGYPDRLKGEEIPYGARLLGLAVDFIELQRGMVLQRRLPRDDALKLLRKLSGRVYDPAMCEAFVTLCIEQAPDLGLGGAAIKSLDSRRLEPGMILVRDLHSESGMLLLNEGKQLTQHLIERLIRFEETEGTRYVLWVKMPDGDPE
- a CDS encoding ATP-binding protein, coding for MPELAMNQTKHLLRDLAEVDAQLLQAEKMAAIGQLAAGVAHEINNPIGYVFSNLKALAGYVEDLIKIIDAAEKVSSLEELKSLIEKLEYSYIREDVQALISESEEGIGRVKNIITALKDFSHIEEETFLPADLHRGLDSTLSLASNELKYKADIVKNYGDIPEIECLPSQLNQVALNLLTNAAHAIEGRGTITLSTGRTDDMVWFEVEDSGRGIKSEHIGRLFEPFFTTKTMGKARASGSRCPQALCRSTVGISKWKAMRARAVGSASGCPLPRLPITQTK
- a CDS encoding ATPase, T2SS/T4P/T4SS family, whose product is MKKRYSALFTGNPPPTETTDERSRPYRLLFVDDDPYILSALRRVFHRENYELRFAESAEAALTILESESVELIVSDFKMPGMDGNELLHIVRKRWPHVLRIMLTGYADSEVVLGSMKDGAVYRFNLKPWNDDDLRLTVAMALEQFELRQRRNSAGKGNLRGPELELMELDIPSRNQLLLFLHDQNLINTRQLQRLHGQIHRSQQPAVQIVVDGRWVDEQQLYALLRDEKLCEEIDLREVETDLSLFSILAPSTCMRQWIFPCRREGARLDLAMADPLDIGLIEALTTTTGCTIRPLLCRVEQLMAKLEEAAERYMWLNDTAAEEEDPYEDIEIVLDDSESAENLQQLLTSSVEPPAVRLTNGILLEAVNAGARGILIQPRLDAISVRYRINGIMQDTIQIPSSLLVAVVSRLKLMAELDVAEQQTPQEGHLTVKTPMSILDMTVSTLPTTHGEQVYVRLAPRNSAVFALEQLGLSAEHLRLLRHASARPQGMILSAGPADSGKSMLLHALLRDGPSSSHHISIEQPTQYANDRATQTRPVRDYHDSSADMLDAVLAQHPDVVLLDDHRDSGVIAKAMHTAAYGGKVLTTITASSVADVFARLLTPPADLLTVASGLNAVVMQRLVRRLCEHCRKPVPPTACDALGAPSPSLRLRLGKQWAVTDAMVAMRDA
- a CDS encoding sensor histidine kinase, which translates into the protein MFDASEDLTLAELLSPAQVEQALALLSKLCGVKLTLLSVPEDQATAIEFNLEPVAWLKADLSPPQREAAASMLELLVFHAGKYRLAANLHRSASQASYQELQEQNAALQVSEARYRHLSETLQEQVDSQVEMIRESQQRLYESARLRAVGQLAAGMAHEINTPIGFITSNLHTAKEYLNDLTSEADEASHQELIEDFHCLLAESLDGAGRISRIIRDIRHFANIDQSDFHDFDLNALVKTATKLLQSELQTNATVSLQLDSLPRIPGYPARVGQAIYNAMSNALHSVEDEGQVTVSTRLDEDMVEIVFTDNGHGMDEETLARAFEPFFTTRAVGKGTGLGLSVVRDAVKAHHGDVVLTSRVGNGTTLTLRLPTRWPSP
- a CDS encoding GTP-binding protein; amino-acid sequence: MTEFEAALTSSRTTATDSVEKYRNTQVVPMPSKVTLKVVYYGPAMSGKTTNLLQLHARLSPQRKGELMVMETRDDRTLFFDMLPIGFREKQTLDLRVKLYTVPGQVEHDSTRKAVLSRADGVIFVADSQLNQQENNATSFDNLASNLHKVGLDIESLPLVVQFNKRDLGRIVDEDELAERWKSTPWWPLSLSSALKGTGVVETFEQLLERLYPVVDATHSLSTRHGIDQADLIAYLTQCREP
- a CDS encoding FAD-dependent oxidoreductase — protein: MESIWTLGSRGVAEHPSLSGEADADVAIVGAGITGLTAALPLAEAGFKVMVLEAGTVGSGVTGGSTGNLYATLASGQAPLRHKWGDEVAAEVVRARGEAVDHVEALVKRFSIDCQFQRQPAYRLVADERQHAGHDLNEELDALVSAGLEVEMTNAPGLPFDSWGLRIANQAQFNPLHYVQGLASALLGEGVVILQHSPVREIEAGKGRLRTDEGSVTAKHIVQATHTPKGISLVQAGMPVSREYAVSARLSSGEYPEGILWVLDPFHSLRSYRHGDDQYLMVIGEKHPTGEHRGDHYQLLREYLAARFDVEAFTHHWSAQQYTSPDGLPYIGRMHGHDNLYMATGFAADGLVWGTLAGMLIADQILERANPWQARFGARRITPGKSALQYAKENATVTKHMVKDYLGTEKLDSFDAIAPGQGRVATVEGEKLAIHRTEAGKLKVLSAVCPHMKCIVHWNASESTWDCPCHGSRFDTDGEVIEGPAYHPLARSGEKL
- a CDS encoding GlxA family transcriptional regulator; the protein is MPRAGVNDKVIAKYANANLYLGPLTIALIGFDGIQSLDLIGPMEVFSKANTHCPATAPAYRVLLASPHGGDIVSNAGLRVAGTLPLTALPESLDTLIIAGGSEEGLRRVAAETDLLAWLQERAPRVRRVASVCTGAFVLAAAGLLRGRRAATHWSACDTLQQMWPDIQVDHGAIYTAEPPYYTSAGVTTGLDLCLALVEADCGPHVALGVARDLVLFMRRPGSQAQFSTALRAQAAASSRLSPLVAAILDDPTGDLSVPAMAARLGMSERTFVRRFREEIGETPARFVKQARVDRAKTLLETSRWPLARIAERSGFSSLDSLHRVFLKLVGVTPTTYRSHFGTRGPAFDEEG
- a CDS encoding DJ-1/PfpI family protein produces the protein MSARYLPWLAGLTLLLCSVIAVVGWRYVSPGSTVLPEHRPLELPAPKEGRNRHLVAVMGANEGTETTDFMIPYGVLKASGQFEVVSVSTGPGPVQLHPALTVRLDQTREAFDAAQPEGADIVIVPALHRADDPEAIQWLQRQAASGAVIVGVCDGVLTLAHAGLLRDKLATGHWFSLGRLGRQFKDTTWVRGWRFVADDRVVTTTGVSASLPVSLALVEAAAGAAHADRLALDLGIEDFDVRHDSDAFGLSFAMLLTIARNALAFWNHERLELPVEDGIDEIALALSADAWSRTFRSRVVATHPDRRWVRSRRGLVIEAVQDMDATETLQPVIDPSAAALDDTLVEIGERYGMPTASLVAMQLEYVW